A segment of the Bacteriovorax sp. BAL6_X genome:
ATTTTGATGAATATACTGTTGAGTTTCCCTGTGCGACTCAAAGATATACTGACAGGCCATAAATACTAGTTCAAGCTTGGCAATCAAAAATTTCTGGTTTCCCGATAATTTCTTAGCAAAGACAATGGCAAGTTGAAGCTGGTGATAACATTCTTCAGAATTATTGCTATTAAAGGCCACTTGAGCATGATTTAGATAATTCTTTATTGTAAAAATCTCTTTTATGGACTTTGATATCCTTGGCCTTTTTGTCGTAACTGACTGTCTCGATTGAAAAAGCTCACTGTAGTGAATTTGCTTAACTTCAAAGTTTTTTGAATCGATAAGAGAAAGGTAGATATCATTTGAATCAATCGTTAGTGCTGAAACAGTAGTTGGCCAATGCTTCTTTTTATAAGTTTCGAGATGATATTTAAAGGCGTCTTTTATTTTTCGTGATTTAGCGTCGCGAATATCTACTTCTTGGCCATCGATTGCGATGATTTTATAATTACCTAGAGAGTCTTTTATGTGAAACTCCCAATGAAAGACTAATTGCTGTCCTTTTAAAAATTTCTCAACTTCATTAATATCATTGAAGCCAAGTAAGATAACAAGTGCAAGGAAGCTAGCACTCATTCCAAGATAGTTAATTTTAAGAGCATCTCTTTGAACTAATTGAACACTTAGGCCGGCCTCATTTACACCACCATAAGTTGCAAATGGAGACATGAGATTTTGAATCACGATTGCTTCAAGATTTTCTTGCGTTTTGAAATGTACAAATCTTAGCTTGTCGTTAAAAGTTTCTTGAATAGGTGTATTGATTAACTGAATAGGAGAGTTATCTTCAAGGTGATGATCCTTAATTCCATCAAAGATTGCACTTGGATTATTTAAGTACTCATGCATAAAACTTAAGTAAAGAGCGTCCTTAGGACTAATACCAAGGCCTCTGGCATAGCTGTTAATTAGCTTATTGTATGAACTTTTATAGAGCTCTTGCGAATCTTCTTTTTCCTTTAAAAACGAACTTTGGTAGGCAAATACTTGACTGAAGAGCTTGTGGATGGCCCCTTTTAAGATATTTGGCCCAAAGTATGAACTTTCCTTCAGGTTGCTCCAGGCAAGATTTACGTCTTCCTTATCTAATGCGGCCAATTGATAAATTGATTCCTCTAAGTTGTCGAAGAGTTCTATGTATAACGGAGAATTTTCTTTAAATGGAGCGCTCATGACTAATATTTTAAGTTCACTTGTTAATCCTAGCAATCAAACTTTTATTGCCGTATGTGTTGCCTTATCAGGCTTAAGAGTGGCCATTGAGTTAACTCGATATTCACCAGCTAATTGGCCTATTTCAAAACAGTTTTCTAAAAATTTTGGTGAAGATTTCACACAAAGGTTTCACAAAGTTGGACTCTATATTTGTATTGGACAAATTATTCTGTGGGCGCCTGAGCTTCTATTTGCTTCTTAGAATCTTCATTAAGAAGGTTTCCGTCATATAACTCAATCTTTCCATGATAAGAATTAAATGGAGCACGAATATTAAGTTGTGACTCATTACCTTTCTTTCTTATGTAGATTTTTACTTCTTTATCAAGTCCGTGGTGTTTGACGTTATCTTTGATTTGGAAAATTTTATTTAAGAAGAGTCCGTTTTGACGGGCCGTAACCTTAAAGTCTTCTACGCGTTTTAGCTCATTCCATAGTTGTCTTGGTTCCACTCGTCCGGACATTAGTTCCGAAAATGTTAAATAGATTAGTGGATCAGACTCAAAATTATCACCCATTAAAACAACTGAAGATGGAATATCTGTCATATTTACAATATCAAGGAGGTGGCCAAGTTTATAGATTCCTTGTGTCTTGATATCTTTTGGAGTTAAATCATTTTCTAAGATCGAAAGAATACGACGATAGTCTTTTAAAAAGATACCTGCCGTAAAAATCTCATTAGCGTAAAGCCAATCGCGAATTGCATCTTCATAAAAGTGTGGAGATGCAGATAGAATAAATGGGTGGTAGCCCATTTCAATATATGATTTTAAAAGCTTTACAGAATTGTCTAGTGTTGGATAGTTCTTAAGAGGACTCGTAAGAGAATCGTAGATTTCACTAGGCTTAGAGTACTTTGTTTCAACTAATGTTTTATCAAAGTCACAAATAATGATCTTGCGATTATCCGTAATTTTTAATGGGATAAATGTCCCAAGGTGTAATTCAAGACCTGGGTATTTTGAAATCTCGTAGGCCTCAATCTTTGCTAAGCAATCTTTACAGTTTTTAGGAAGAGGAATTTTGGCAAGTAGGCCACCATATGAATCTGTTTCTAGGTTCTTTGTGAATAATTCCTTATTATTGTGATCAAGGGCCACTACTTTGATTTCGAATTCATAGGCCCTAAGTAACTTATATGCTTGAATAGGAAAACGTGCTTCAAATTTTTCAAAATCCTTATTCTTCGAATACAGGTTTTCACTCATTGTGAAGTCTGCCTTGATATTAAGGTAGTTATTCGTTTGAATTGCTAAAAAATTTACGGCCTTGGCCCTTTTCAACTTATAATTCCTTGTTAAAATAGACTTTAGTTTATTTTATTCCACAAGAGGTTATATGTATATTGAATTCATTGGAGAGCAACCAGTTTATATTTCGATGGGCATCAAAGTTGTTAGCTCAATCTTTCTAGGTGGCTTTATTGGATATGACCGTGAGCAGAAGATGAAGTCTGCTGGAATAAAGACAAATATGCTCATCTGCCTTGGGGCAGCGACATATACTTCTCTTAGTGTTTTGACCATGAGTGAGCATATGGGGACTGTGGCCGACCCCAATAGAATGGCCGCACAAATTGTAAGTGGGATAGGTTTCTTAGGTGCGGGTGCTATCATTCAAGGCCGTGGTAATGTTGTTGGAATGACGACTGCTGCAACTGTTTGGGTCGTTGCTGCTATTGGGATGACTGTTGGTTTTGGCTACCCTGTCATTGCTGCTTTGATTACAGTTTCTCTCTTTGCCGTACTGCGCTTGATTAACCCTGTTTATCGTATGCTTGAGTCGGATAAGGCAAAGCAAAATTACTATATTGAAGTACTTTCAAATGGCCGAAACCGTGGCCATGTTAAAGAAATTCTTTACTCTAGAGTAGAGGATATTGAGATAGTAAGTGAAGAAGTTCTCGATGCAGTTTCGGATGAAAGACTCCTAACTCTTAATGTTCAGCTACACCCACGTTGGGTTGCACCAATTAAGCGTGAAATTAAGACACTAATTCGTGTAAATAAGGTTGAATTTCATCAAAGAGATCGCGATATTTTATAAAAATTATCTTTTTGCAATACGATAGGTAAGAGTCGAAGTTTGTTCATCATAATTTCGACTTACCTTTCTTCCATCAAGAATTTCAGGGATATCAAATTGTTTCACAAGGCTTTCTGAACGTTTTGACTTAAATGTACTACCGTTTTCTTCAACTCTTTGATCAAACTTTCTGTTTTGTGTAACTGTAATACCACGTTCTTGAGCATTGATATGGATAGTTTCTTGTTCGTGCTTAGGCACTTCAATTGAAAAATAATAATAGTTTTGATCACTCTTGATAGTAGGCTCTAACTTTGTAATATTATAGAAGCTATCTTGTCCTCTATCTTGAATCGTTTCCTTGGCCTTTGTATAGTAGTTCTTAAGAGTATTAAGCTCTTGATCTATTTTTGTTTTAAGTCTTCCCATAAGCCCTTGATGTTCTTTTTGAAGGGCCGCATACTTTTGCTCAAAAGCATCCTTTCTACTTTTAACTGTATCTTCATGGAATGCCTTTTGTGATTTAAGCTCATTTTGTTGGAAGGCATCTGTTTGTGTTAGCTTTTGATAATGATCACTCTTTAGCTTAGACACCTCTTTGCGTTGCTCTTTTTCAAGATCTTTCACAGTTGTTGAATTTTCTTTAGAGAGCTTTTGAACACGTTGATCAAATTGCTTATTTATACGTTGAATAAAACCATCATTTCGAACTGAGATCTCATTTGCAAGGTTCTTAGCCTTTGCCGTCTCATCAATAATGAATTCTTCATTGTCATATTTTATCTTATTGGCCAGATCATTAACGGTATTAGTTGTGTCTTCAAGTTCATCGCGTCCTCTTTGATGAACATACTCTAATTGCTGTTGATAATTGTCTCTTATGGAGTCAATATTTGCATCAGCTTGAAGTTTGGCAAAATCCTCTTGCTTGGCAAATTGCTGGCCTGTTTTTTCAAGACTCTCTTTGATATCATTGAGTCTTGCCTCTTTATTATTGAGTGACTCGATTATAGCAACTTGATTCTGATCGCGTACTGAATCGAGTTTTTCTTCACCGATAACTCTTTGGTCATTTGCCATTTGATTATAATTTTTGCGGATTGACTCAATCTCTTGTTTCTTATCTTTAATAAGACGCTCGCGCTCATTTTTAAGCTTTAGATTCTGTTTCGCAAATTGGTTGCTATCTTCAATTCTCATAGAGCTGTATCAACTCCTTGCTCTAGCACTTGTGCTTCTTGTGGATTTGTCGTGTCCATGAGCTTTGCTAGGGGAGCATCACAAACTGGATCTCCTCCGGTGTGTCCCTTACACATCCAAGTGTTTAGGAGATTTACGCGAATAGAACGGTTTCCACCGTGGTATTTCACATAAGAATTTGGGTCTAATGTGGAGGTAATTACTACACTTGCTGGCCCTCTTGGATTTAGGCGTGAAGAAACCATGTATTGATAAACACGGTACTCAGCACTAGCGCTTACAGTGATTGCAATTGTTGCAACGGTGAAGAGTATTTTACTGAAGCTGTGGATTAGCATCTAAAATCTTTCCTTCGACCATTTCAACTAGGGCACGTGCCACGATGTATTGATCAATTTCTTCAAATGTTGAAAATAGTACACGTTGTTTTTCAAGATTGTTATGCGATGAGATTTTCTTGAGTAGAGACTTGGCCTTTAGGCGTTGTGCTTTAGTCATACGAACTTCTTCAAAATTACTTCCCATAGCAATGTCTTCAAATAATGGGAAATATCCATTTGCACCAAAGTCGATTAACCTTTTTATTGAATCATAACGTTTTAAAAATCCTAACTCGATCAACTCATTCCTCCTGAAATTCTCTAGAGATATTTTATAAATTTTAGGGCCCTTTTGGCAGACGGAATACATTTCCATTGATGCTATACGTATTTTCGGCCTAAATTATGAACGCGTATCAGCAAGTCATTGTTATTTTAAGCCAAGTTGAGTGATTTGGTAGGATATGCTCACATTGAAATTAAGAAAATATAAAGATACAATTAAGAGAGCGCTAAGAAGGCGTTACTTTTTATGAACAAGGAATGTTTTTGATGAATATCTTAACAGCTGCAACTCTTAGTATTTTATTTAATTTTTCAGCACTTGCCTTGGTGGATTATTCCCCGAAGTCTTCTGGTACAAATTCATATAATCCTGTTACGACGAAACCGAGTGCTCCTGTTAGAAGTGAGAGGGCCGTCTCTCGTGCGCAGGCACCAAGCTCTAGCTCTGATTTTTGGGCATTTCTTCCTGATTATTATGACTTCTCCCTAGGCTACGCTGCTAATAAATCTTTCTTTACTGATGAAAATATTAATTTTGTTAACTTCAATTTAAAGATGGGCTTTGCCCATGGGATCTTTCTGGATCTAGCTACGAGTGGTGCTCAGTCACTAGAAACTGCTGAGTTTGAACAGGCCAATTCTGGAGTAAAACTAGGTTTTAATTGGCTCGAGGTTGGAAATGATTACAATAAACTTATTATTGATTCTTACTTAGGAATGAGATTTAAAGGAAAGAGTGAATTTGCAACACAAAGAAATGATCGCATGCTAGGGATTACTACGGAAAAACGTTTTGGTGCGGCGGCTCTTGGTGTTGATTACGAAAGAATATTCGCTGACACTCTAGATACCGAAGAAGAGATGGCCATTGGCGATATTTCTCATATCAAAGCAAATCTAGGGATTATGGTTTCTCACGAGATTCAATTTCTTCTAACGTATGGTGAAGTAAAGGTTGCTGCTAGTGATTTCTTTACTGCTAATTCTTTGCTTTCTGATTTAAAATATTCATACTTAATGCCACAAATGTTTCTTCGTATGTCACGTTCTATTCGTTTAAATATGGGAGCAGGCTTTCAGGTAACTCGTCCTGACTCTTCTGTGTTAAATGAAACAGCAAAACTTTGGGACCTGCCAGTCTTATATGGTAATACGTTATTTGCAGGCCTTAATTTATCAATTTAAAAAATAGGATACGTCATTGTTAATTTCAGATAATATTTATTATTGTAAAAATTGTAAAAAAGTTGTTCCTTCAATTGAAGACTTACTCTTTGTTGAAGATGGATCAAACTTAAGCTTTTGTAGTGAAGCCTGTATTGAAAAGTTTTACTCACCACTTATAGACTACTTTGCTGGAAAGATTGAGAAGAAGAGAAAGGATCTCAATATTGTGGATGAGGCAGCTTTAGAGGCTTTAGAAAACCCAACTTTTGTTGATCGCGTTCTGCATAAGCCTGATGAGATCTGGCGTTTAGAAAATGACTTAAAAGAAGAAATCTTTACATTCATTTCTAAAGTTAATCACAACGGTGAAGATATCCATTTAATGGCCTTGTGCTTTGTCTTCAATCACACTCCTTCTTTTGTCTTGGCCCTTACGGCAACTTCTAATGATTACTTTGTACAAGACTTTCAAGTCGGAGAGGAAGTTGAATCCCTAGAAGATTACCACCGTGAAATTGAAGATAATTCGATTTTAGACCCTGAAGACTTTGAGCTTATTGAACTTAAAAAATCTAAGCTTCTTGCTGAAATGATGACTCATAGAAAAGAG
Coding sequences within it:
- a CDS encoding phosphatase domain-containing protein; its protein translation is MKRAKAVNFLAIQTNNYLNIKADFTMSENLYSKNKDFEKFEARFPIQAYKLLRAYEFEIKVVALDHNNKELFTKNLETDSYGGLLAKIPLPKNCKDCLAKIEAYEISKYPGLELHLGTFIPLKITDNRKIIICDFDKTLVETKYSKPSEIYDSLTSPLKNYPTLDNSVKLLKSYIEMGYHPFILSASPHFYEDAIRDWLYANEIFTAGIFLKDYRRILSILENDLTPKDIKTQGIYKLGHLLDIVNMTDIPSSVVLMGDNFESDPLIYLTFSELMSGRVEPRQLWNELKRVEDFKVTARQNGLFLNKIFQIKDNVKHHGLDKEVKIYIRKKGNESQLNIRAPFNSYHGKIELYDGNLLNEDSKKQIEAQAPTE
- a CDS encoding MgtC/SapB family protein, with the protein product MYIEFIGEQPVYISMGIKVVSSIFLGGFIGYDREQKMKSAGIKTNMLICLGAATYTSLSVLTMSEHMGTVADPNRMAAQIVSGIGFLGAGAIIQGRGNVVGMTTAATVWVVAAIGMTVGFGYPVIAALITVSLFAVLRLINPVYRMLESDKAKQNYYIEVLSNGRNRGHVKEILYSRVEDIEIVSEEVLDAVSDERLLTLNVQLHPRWVAPIKREIKTLIRVNKVEFHQRDRDIL
- a CDS encoding Hsp20 family protein, which translates into the protein MRIEDSNQFAKQNLKLKNERERLIKDKKQEIESIRKNYNQMANDQRVIGEEKLDSVRDQNQVAIIESLNNKEARLNDIKESLEKTGQQFAKQEDFAKLQADANIDSIRDNYQQQLEYVHQRGRDELEDTTNTVNDLANKIKYDNEEFIIDETAKAKNLANEISVRNDGFIQRINKQFDQRVQKLSKENSTTVKDLEKEQRKEVSKLKSDHYQKLTQTDAFQQNELKSQKAFHEDTVKSRKDAFEQKYAALQKEHQGLMGRLKTKIDQELNTLKNYYTKAKETIQDRGQDSFYNITKLEPTIKSDQNYYYFSIEVPKHEQETIHINAQERGITVTQNRKFDQRVEENGSTFKSKRSESLVKQFDIPEILDGRKVSRNYDEQTSTLTYRIAKR